In a genomic window of Microbacterium amylolyticum:
- a CDS encoding mannitol-1-phosphate 5-dehydrogenase, which translates to MKAVHFGAGNIGRGFVGLLLAEGGYEVVFSDVAAPLVEALREADSYTVHEVGDGGTDRVVTGFSAVNSAQHPEQVAEHVAGADVVTTAVGPTVLRFIAPHVLAGLRARSPHAAPLQVMACENAIGATDQLRAQIVELAGEEWERLAPRAVFANTAVDRIVPGQPGGGGIDVTVEPFFEWAIERGPFGDTLPTIPGAHFVDDLGPYIERKLFTVNTGHAAAAYVGAVHGAEKIAEALAIPEVTDAVTAALEETGALLEAKHGFAAAELAAYRETILQRFRNPALPDTVQRVGRQPLRKLSRHERFIGPAAEAAERGLGVDGLLAAIGAAIAFDSPDDEQSVELRRKLTELDAETFTSFVTGLESGHPLFSRIVEVVAAAPA; encoded by the coding sequence ATGAAGGCTGTTCACTTCGGCGCAGGCAACATCGGTCGCGGTTTCGTCGGTCTCTTGCTGGCTGAGGGCGGATACGAGGTGGTGTTCTCGGATGTCGCTGCTCCGCTTGTCGAGGCGCTGCGCGAGGCGGACAGCTACACCGTGCACGAGGTCGGCGATGGCGGCACAGACCGGGTTGTGACGGGCTTTTCCGCCGTCAACAGTGCGCAACACCCTGAGCAGGTCGCAGAGCACGTTGCGGGCGCGGACGTTGTCACGACGGCGGTCGGACCGACCGTCCTGCGCTTCATCGCGCCCCACGTGCTCGCCGGTCTGCGCGCACGCAGCCCCCACGCGGCGCCGTTGCAGGTGATGGCGTGTGAGAACGCCATCGGCGCCACCGATCAGCTACGCGCGCAGATCGTGGAACTGGCCGGCGAGGAATGGGAGCGTCTCGCCCCCCGTGCGGTTTTCGCAAACACCGCCGTTGATCGCATCGTTCCGGGGCAGCCGGGCGGCGGCGGCATCGACGTCACCGTCGAGCCGTTCTTCGAGTGGGCAATAGAACGGGGCCCCTTCGGCGACACTCTTCCGACGATTCCCGGTGCGCACTTCGTCGACGATCTCGGCCCGTACATCGAGCGCAAGCTGTTCACGGTCAACACCGGGCACGCCGCCGCCGCCTATGTTGGCGCGGTGCACGGCGCGGAGAAGATCGCCGAAGCGCTGGCGATCCCCGAGGTTACGGACGCCGTGACCGCGGCTCTGGAAGAGACGGGGGCCCTGCTGGAGGCGAAACATGGTTTCGCTGCGGCCGAGCTCGCCGCGTATCGCGAAACCATTCTTCAGCGCTTTCGCAATCCCGCCCTGCCGGACACGGTCCAGCGCGTCGGCAGGCAGCCGCTGCGCAAACTGTCACGTCACGAAAGGTTCATCGGCCCCGCGGCCGAGGCAGCAGAGCGCGGACTCGGCGTCGACGGGTTGCTCGCCGCGATCGGTGCCGCAATCGCGTTTGACAGCCCGGATGATGAGCAGTCCGTCGAACTCCGCCGCAAGCTGACCGAACTCGACGCCGAGACGTTCACATCGTTCGTCACGGGTCTGGAGAGCGGCCACCCGCTGTTCTCCCGCATCGTGGAGGTTGTGGCCGCCGCACCGGCCTGA
- a CDS encoding DUF5336 domain-containing protein yields the protein MSFDDTSPGAGTSIAALVLAIVGVILALLGFGASFSMILGYVSFASWAFFLIALILAIVALVRRTRGTGTSIAAIVIAVVGGVIALLSAFAVVTTIVVNHAVRVTEDFNQLIPGRGDSDIPGLTIRDNLPPDIAADCETVVNIDWPAATSVDGYLDHLEAALITDEVREPVAVLSAVYAELEELTGGTDITELSPEDYARIGTRLLSVTTDITSATTSLSETCGIDLRLPTF from the coding sequence ATGAGCTTCGACGACACCTCACCTGGCGCGGGAACGTCCATCGCCGCGCTCGTCCTCGCCATCGTCGGCGTCATCCTCGCTCTGCTCGGCTTCGGCGCGTCGTTCTCGATGATCCTCGGATACGTGTCCTTCGCGTCATGGGCGTTTTTCCTGATCGCGCTCATCCTGGCCATCGTCGCTCTCGTTCGGCGAACACGGGGAACGGGGACGAGCATCGCGGCCATCGTCATCGCCGTTGTCGGTGGCGTCATCGCTCTGCTCTCAGCCTTCGCTGTCGTCACAACGATCGTCGTCAACCACGCAGTTCGCGTGACGGAAGACTTCAACCAGCTCATTCCGGGACGTGGCGACTCCGACATCCCCGGTTTGACGATCCGCGACAACCTGCCCCCAGACATTGCGGCCGACTGCGAGACGGTCGTGAACATCGATTGGCCGGCTGCCACAAGCGTTGACGGATATCTCGATCATCTCGAGGCTGCGCTGATCACCGACGAGGTCCGCGAGCCGGTCGCCGTACTCTCGGCCGTTTACGCCGAACTCGAGGAGCTCACCGGCGGCACCGACATCACCGAGCTCTCGCCAGAGGACTACGCCAGGATCGGTACCCGCCTGCTTTCCGTCACCACCGACATCACCTCGGCGACAACCTCGCTTTCAGAAACGTGCGGAATCGATCTGCGCCTTCCCACCTTCTGA
- a CDS encoding flavin monoamine oxidase family protein: MTEITRDVVIVGAGPTGLRAAADLVAQGVTVAVLEARDRVGGRTWTDTVDGARLEVGGQWVSPDQDALLATLDELGLDTFDRYRAGESVYIAKSGELARFTGDIFPVAAETEAEIVRLIALLDELAAELDPDRPWEHPRAKELDSVTFEAWLAAETDDAEARDNIVCLSEGGKAQIDSARF; this comes from the coding sequence ATGACCGAGATCACACGCGACGTCGTCATCGTTGGTGCCGGCCCCACCGGCCTGCGTGCCGCAGCCGACCTCGTGGCGCAGGGCGTCACCGTAGCCGTGCTGGAAGCCCGCGACCGCGTTGGCGGGCGCACATGGACCGACACGGTCGACGGAGCGCGGCTCGAGGTGGGCGGACAGTGGGTCTCTCCCGATCAGGATGCTCTCCTGGCCACCCTCGACGAACTCGGCCTTGACACCTTCGATCGATACCGAGCAGGCGAAAGCGTCTACATCGCGAAGTCGGGTGAGCTGGCGCGATTCACGGGCGACATCTTCCCCGTCGCTGCCGAAACCGAGGCGGAGATCGTCCGGCTGATCGCGCTGCTCGACGAGCTTGCGGCCGAGCTTGATCCCGACCGGCCATGGGAGCACCCCCGCGCGAAAGAGCTCGACAGCGTCACGTTCGAGGCATGGCTGGCGGCCGAGACAGACGATGCTGAGGCACGTGACAACATCGTCTGTCTCTCAGAAGGTGGGAAGGCGCAGATCGATTCCGCACGTTTCTGA
- a CDS encoding adenosine deaminase: protein MVGNVPIRSLPKVSLHDHLDGGLRASTVFELAQELDVPLPADNPRALGEWFAESASKGTLEEYLDTFHLTLAVMQTADNLTRIAREFVEDLANDGVIYGEVRWAPELHTDGGLTMAEAVQAVQDGIEEGEDAADEAGHAIRVSQILTAMRQANRSLEVAKLAVDFREDGVVGFDLAGPEQGFPVSRHAEALSYLAGEFFPVSLHAGEAEGPESIRDALITGRALRIGHGVRIAEDLETIETEDDEVRVRFGDLARWVRDREIPLELSPSSNLQTGATAAWGASLEDHPFDLLYQLGFCVTVNTDNRLMSRTTLTRELSQLVETFEYDLDDLEQFQLNAAAATFLPVELREELIDLITEGFNR, encoded by the coding sequence ATGGTGGGCAATGTCCCCATTCGTAGCCTTCCGAAGGTGTCGCTGCACGATCACCTCGACGGAGGGCTGCGAGCCTCGACGGTTTTCGAGCTCGCCCAGGAGCTCGACGTTCCGCTTCCCGCCGACAACCCGCGTGCGCTCGGAGAGTGGTTTGCGGAATCAGCGAGCAAAGGCACACTCGAGGAATACCTCGACACCTTTCATCTGACGCTTGCGGTGATGCAGACGGCCGACAACCTCACGCGAATTGCGCGCGAGTTCGTTGAGGACCTGGCTAACGACGGCGTCATTTACGGCGAGGTGCGATGGGCTCCCGAGCTGCACACGGACGGCGGGCTGACAATGGCCGAGGCCGTTCAGGCGGTCCAGGACGGCATCGAAGAGGGCGAGGACGCTGCCGATGAGGCGGGGCACGCGATTCGCGTCAGCCAGATCCTCACGGCGATGCGCCAGGCGAACCGCTCGCTCGAGGTGGCCAAGCTTGCCGTTGATTTTCGCGAGGATGGCGTTGTCGGATTCGACCTTGCCGGCCCGGAACAGGGTTTCCCCGTTTCGCGTCACGCGGAGGCACTCAGCTACCTCGCGGGGGAGTTTTTCCCCGTTTCTCTGCACGCCGGCGAGGCCGAGGGGCCGGAGTCGATCCGCGATGCGCTGATCACCGGTCGCGCTCTGCGAATCGGTCACGGCGTGCGCATCGCGGAAGACCTCGAGACGATCGAAACAGAAGATGACGAGGTGCGGGTGCGCTTCGGCGACCTCGCACGCTGGGTGCGCGACCGTGAAATCCCGCTGGAGCTATCGCCGTCTTCCAATCTGCAAACCGGCGCCACCGCGGCGTGGGGAGCGTCGCTGGAGGATCACCCGTTCGATCTGCTCTATCAGCTGGGCTTCTGCGTCACGGTGAACACGGACAACCGCTTGATGAGCCGGACCACGCTCACCCGTGAGCTTTCTCAGCTGGTGGAGACGTTCGAATACGACCTGGACGATCTTGAGCAGTTCCAGCTGAACGCAGCGGCCGCGACCTTCCTGCCCGTTGAGCTGCGCGAAGAGCTGATCGACCTGATCACCGAGGGATTCAACCGCTAA
- a CDS encoding thymidine phosphorylase yields MSEPFDAVDVIRTKRDGGAVPEEKLRWLVDAYTRGYVADAQMAAFAMAVLLNGMGREEIRVLTDAMIASGERMDFSGIGKRTTDKHSTGGVGDKITLPLAPLVAAYGVAVPQLSGRGLGHTGGTLDKLESIPGWRAALTNDEMMSQLAGPAGAVICAAGTGLAPADKKLYALRDVTGTVEAIPLIASSIMSKKIAEGTESLVLDVKFGSGAFMKDESRARELAETMVRLGTDSGVTTTALLTDMSTPLGLAVGNANEVRESVDVLAGGGPVDVVELTVALATEMLRMAGVDDADPADALADGRAMDSWRRMIEAQGGDADAPLPAPNETEVIRADRDGVITRIDAFGVGIAAWRLGAGRARAEDSVDHAAGIDLAVKPGDAVKRGDIIMTLGASEAGRFDRAADALVGAWEIGDTAPGPAPIVRDRITA; encoded by the coding sequence ATGAGCGAGCCATTCGATGCGGTTGATGTGATCCGCACCAAGCGTGACGGCGGGGCGGTTCCCGAGGAGAAGCTCCGCTGGCTCGTTGACGCCTACACCCGCGGCTACGTTGCCGACGCGCAGATGGCGGCGTTCGCGATGGCCGTTCTGCTCAACGGCATGGGCCGCGAGGAGATTCGGGTGCTCACCGACGCGATGATCGCATCGGGGGAGCGGATGGATTTCTCCGGGATCGGAAAGCGCACAACCGACAAACACTCGACCGGTGGCGTCGGCGACAAGATTACGCTTCCGCTCGCCCCTCTTGTCGCGGCGTACGGTGTTGCGGTGCCGCAGTTGTCCGGGCGCGGCCTTGGCCACACGGGAGGAACCCTCGACAAGCTCGAGTCGATTCCCGGATGGCGGGCAGCTCTCACGAACGACGAGATGATGTCGCAGCTGGCGGGCCCAGCGGGCGCCGTGATCTGCGCGGCCGGAACGGGTCTCGCGCCCGCCGATAAGAAGCTCTACGCGCTGCGGGACGTGACGGGAACGGTTGAGGCGATTCCGCTCATCGCCTCGAGCATCATGTCGAAGAAGATCGCGGAGGGCACAGAGTCTCTTGTTCTCGACGTGAAGTTCGGTTCCGGCGCTTTCATGAAGGACGAGTCTCGCGCGCGAGAACTTGCCGAGACGATGGTGCGCCTGGGAACTGATTCCGGTGTGACGACAACGGCGCTTCTCACGGATATGTCGACGCCGCTCGGGCTGGCCGTCGGAAACGCCAACGAGGTGCGCGAATCGGTTGACGTTCTCGCCGGCGGCGGCCCTGTCGACGTCGTCGAACTCACCGTGGCGCTGGCGACCGAGATGCTGCGTATGGCGGGCGTCGATGATGCGGACCCCGCTGATGCGCTGGCGGACGGCCGTGCGATGGACTCGTGGCGGCGCATGATCGAAGCCCAGGGCGGCGACGCGGACGCGCCGCTTCCCGCGCCGAACGAGACCGAGGTCATCCGGGCCGATCGCGACGGTGTGATCACTCGTATCGATGCGTTCGGCGTCGGAATCGCCGCATGGCGCCTCGGAGCGGGACGTGCCAGGGCAGAGGACAGCGTCGACCATGCTGCCGGCATCGACCTCGCCGTGAAACCCGGTGACGCCGTGAAGCGTGGCGACATCATCATGACCCTCGGCGCGTCGGAGGCCGGGCGATTCGACCGGGCGGCTGATGCGCTGGTGGGCGCGTGGGAGATCGGCGATACTGCTCCCGGGCCCGCTCCGATCGTTCGCGATCGCATCACCGCATGA
- a CDS encoding cytidine deaminase — protein sequence MTDIDWSALRDAANAAMSKAYVPYSHYPVGAAALVDDGRIVSGCNTENAAYGVTLCAECGLVSQLAMTGGGKLIAFTCVNGAGETIMPCGRCRQLLYEHSHEDMLLETVSGIRHVDEVLPDAFGPRDLARVAG from the coding sequence ATGACGGACATCGATTGGTCAGCGCTTCGAGACGCGGCGAACGCCGCCATGAGCAAGGCATATGTGCCGTACTCGCACTATCCCGTTGGCGCCGCCGCGCTCGTCGACGATGGCCGCATCGTTTCGGGCTGCAACACGGAAAACGCTGCGTACGGTGTCACGCTGTGCGCTGAGTGTGGCCTCGTGTCGCAGCTGGCGATGACGGGAGGGGGCAAGCTCATCGCCTTCACCTGCGTCAACGGTGCCGGCGAGACGATCATGCCGTGCGGCCGTTGCCGGCAGCTGCTGTACGAACACTCACACGAGGACATGCTGCTCGAAACGGTGTCGGGTATCCGGCACGTGGATGAGGTGCTACCCGACGCCTTCGGGCCCCGTGACCTCGCGCGCGTGGCTGGCTGA
- a CDS encoding ABC transporter permease produces the protein MSQITVGDTTAMPDEGPIEREHVKVRSWKLPITLLVMTALLALLYSLSPREGIARFNLAGGPATIQLGQISVPAATSAWLSIAVLGLLAAFAVWNTLTYRRTAIWVPIAFAAFGLFGFLAWAGAGGMVPVVTLLAGALSLAVPLVFGGLGGVIGERVGVVNVAIEGQLLLGAFNAALVSSITGSPIAGLIGAMFGGVLVALVLAAFSIKYLVQQVIVGVVLNVLVLGLTTFLYNILLSPNEAALNNPTRFSTMPIPVLSEIPVIGGILFNQTLIVYLMYVAVVVVTWGLYRSRWGLRLRAVGEHPQAADTVGIRVNATRFWNVTLAGAIAGAGGAYFTLVSVPRFGENMTAGLGFIALATVIFGQWDPIKTALAGLLFGFASQLQGLLVVLGTPIPSQFMLMLPYVITILAVAGFVGTSRAPAAAGTPYVKG, from the coding sequence ATGAGCCAGATCACGGTAGGCGACACCACGGCGATGCCGGACGAGGGCCCGATCGAGCGTGAGCACGTGAAGGTGCGATCGTGGAAGCTCCCGATCACGCTCCTCGTGATGACGGCGCTTTTGGCGCTGCTGTACAGCCTGTCACCGCGTGAGGGCATCGCGCGATTCAACCTCGCCGGCGGTCCGGCAACGATCCAGCTGGGCCAGATCAGTGTTCCGGCTGCGACCTCCGCATGGCTGAGCATCGCTGTTCTCGGGCTGCTCGCGGCATTCGCCGTGTGGAACACGCTGACTTACCGGCGGACGGCCATCTGGGTCCCCATCGCGTTCGCGGCCTTTGGGCTCTTCGGCTTTCTCGCCTGGGCAGGCGCGGGTGGCATGGTTCCCGTTGTCACACTCCTAGCCGGTGCGCTATCGCTCGCGGTGCCGCTAGTCTTCGGCGGTTTGGGCGGTGTTATCGGCGAACGCGTTGGCGTTGTCAACGTGGCGATCGAGGGACAGCTGCTGCTGGGCGCGTTCAACGCGGCGCTGGTGAGCTCGATCACGGGAAGCCCCATCGCCGGCCTCATCGGCGCGATGTTCGGCGGCGTGCTCGTTGCGCTGGTTCTTGCGGCGTTCTCGATCAAGTACCTCGTTCAGCAGGTCATCGTCGGTGTTGTGCTGAACGTTCTCGTGCTGGGTTTGACAACGTTCCTCTACAACATCCTGTTGTCTCCGAACGAGGCGGCGCTCAACAACCCGACCCGCTTCTCGACGATGCCCATTCCCGTGCTCAGCGAGATCCCGGTCATCGGCGGCATCCTGTTCAACCAGACGCTGATCGTCTACCTGATGTACGTCGCCGTCGTCGTCGTCACGTGGGGGCTGTATCGCTCGCGTTGGGGCCTGCGGTTACGTGCGGTGGGTGAACACCCCCAGGCGGCTGACACGGTCGGCATTCGGGTGAACGCGACCCGCTTCTGGAACGTGACGCTTGCCGGTGCGATTGCCGGAGCGGGCGGTGCGTATTTCACGCTCGTCTCCGTTCCGCGCTTTGGTGAGAACATGACGGCGGGACTGGGGTTCATCGCTCTCGCCACGGTCATCTTCGGCCAGTGGGATCCGATCAAGACGGCCCTGGCCGGTCTGCTCTTCGGATTCGCTAGCCAGCTCCAGGGCCTGCTCGTTGTGCTCGGAACGCCGATTCCGAGCCAGTTCATGCTGATGCTGCCGTATGTGATCACGATCCTCGCCGTTGCGGGCTTTGTCGGCACCTCGCGTGCGCCGGCTGCTGCGGGTACGCCGTACGTGAAGGGCTGA
- a CDS encoding ABC transporter permease — MSEQTPITTATQSVPEPPRENQLIRDMLRGNVVTTILAFVVAFAVGGILIALTSDDVRSSAGYFFARPGDTFAALWQAIAGGYDAMFRGAIYNTRAAEPAIAIRSLTNSIGYAAPLIAAGLGVAVAFRVGMFNIGAQGQILMGAAFAALITFPMGLSMPLQLVMTMIGAVVGGAIWAGIVGLLKALTGAHEVILTIMFNYVAVYLVTWMVSTSGVLQRAGSNQPISEPTPAAAQFPDLIDARYPALDWGFIFVLIAAVFVHWLMERSSLGMRMRAVGENPHAAKASGISVQRMYVYAMLIAGGLAGLAASQQIQGAITSGFTSTIDAGFGFDAITVALLGRSRAFGVVAAGLLFGALKAGSYTMQSSEGIPVDIVLVVQAVVVLFVAAPPLVRTIFFLPKTAQEKQAKARGKQAKRAKMAVAR; from the coding sequence ATGAGCGAGCAGACCCCCATCACAACCGCAACGCAGAGCGTTCCCGAGCCGCCGCGTGAGAATCAGCTGATTCGCGACATGCTTCGGGGAAATGTCGTGACGACGATTCTCGCGTTTGTTGTGGCGTTTGCGGTCGGTGGCATCCTCATCGCCTTGACGAGCGACGACGTTCGCTCGTCTGCCGGATACTTCTTCGCACGTCCCGGTGACACCTTCGCCGCGCTGTGGCAGGCGATCGCCGGTGGTTACGATGCGATGTTCCGCGGCGCCATCTACAACACGCGTGCAGCCGAACCAGCCATTGCGATCAGGTCGCTGACGAACTCGATTGGCTACGCGGCTCCTCTGATCGCAGCGGGTCTCGGTGTGGCCGTCGCCTTCCGCGTCGGAATGTTCAACATCGGTGCTCAGGGACAGATCCTGATGGGAGCGGCCTTCGCCGCGCTGATCACGTTCCCCATGGGGCTGTCGATGCCGTTGCAGCTCGTGATGACGATGATCGGCGCCGTTGTTGGTGGCGCCATCTGGGCGGGAATCGTCGGTCTCCTCAAGGCGCTGACAGGCGCGCACGAGGTCATCTTGACGATCATGTTCAACTACGTCGCGGTCTACCTCGTCACGTGGATGGTGTCGACGTCCGGCGTTCTGCAGCGGGCCGGGAGTAACCAGCCGATCTCGGAACCCACACCGGCTGCCGCGCAGTTCCCCGATCTGATCGATGCGCGCTATCCGGCGCTCGACTGGGGCTTCATCTTCGTGCTGATCGCCGCGGTCTTCGTGCACTGGCTCATGGAGCGTTCGAGCCTCGGAATGCGCATGCGGGCCGTCGGTGAGAACCCGCACGCCGCAAAGGCCTCGGGCATCAGCGTGCAGCGGATGTACGTCTACGCGATGCTGATCGCCGGTGGCCTTGCCGGACTTGCCGCATCGCAACAGATTCAGGGGGCGATCACGAGCGGGTTTACCTCGACGATTGACGCCGGGTTCGGTTTCGACGCGATTACCGTTGCCCTCCTGGGCCGGAGCCGGGCGTTCGGTGTTGTTGCCGCGGGCCTCCTCTTCGGCGCGCTGAAGGCCGGGTCGTACACGATGCAGTCGTCCGAGGGCATCCCGGTCGACATCGTTCTCGTTGTTCAGGCGGTTGTTGTGCTGTTCGTCGCGGCGCCGCCTCTCGTGCGGACGATTTTCTTCCTCCCGAAGACAGCACAAGAAAAGCAGGCGAAAGCGCGCGGCAAACAGGCCAAGCGGGCGAAGATGGCGGTGGCGCGATGA
- a CDS encoding ABC transporter ATP-binding protein, protein MKLELRGITKRFGSLVANDHIDLTVEPGEIHALLGENGAGKSTLMNVLYGLYQADEGDILIDDVVQHFQGPGEAMAAGIGMVHQHFMLVPVFTVAENVALGHEQTTKLGALDLGRARQQVRDVAKRFGFQVDPDAKVEDLPVGVQQRVEIIKALSRDAEVLVFDEPTAVLTPQETDELMAMMRQLKAEGKGIVFITHKLREVREVADRITVVRRGKIVGTASPQSTNAELASLMVGRAVELTVQKSPAVPRTAGGLEVRGLRVRGDDGAILVDGASFDVRPGEILAIAGVQGNGQTELTEALVGLESNVDGSINLGGIELNGRSVHAILGAGVGFVPEDRKIDGLVGTMSIAENLILDRTDTGEFTSAGTLRRSQLDRFAHECIEEFDIRAQGPETRAGMLSGGNQQKVVVAREMNRDIRLLIAAQPTRGVDVGSIEFIHSRIVAARDEGLAVIVVSTELDEVVALGDRIAVMYRGKIVGIVPGDTPRETLGLMMAGAEVEEQAA, encoded by the coding sequence ATGAAGCTCGAGCTCCGCGGAATCACGAAGAGATTCGGCAGCCTCGTCGCCAACGATCACATCGATCTCACTGTGGAACCCGGCGAGATCCACGCACTTCTCGGCGAGAACGGAGCCGGTAAGTCGACGCTGATGAACGTCCTCTACGGCCTGTACCAGGCCGATGAAGGCGACATCCTCATCGACGACGTCGTCCAACATTTTCAGGGCCCAGGAGAGGCGATGGCGGCCGGCATCGGCATGGTCCATCAGCACTTCATGCTCGTTCCGGTGTTTACGGTGGCCGAGAACGTCGCTCTCGGGCATGAGCAGACGACGAAACTCGGTGCGCTCGACCTCGGGCGCGCTCGTCAGCAGGTGCGAGATGTGGCCAAGCGATTCGGCTTCCAGGTCGACCCCGACGCCAAGGTCGAGGATCTCCCCGTCGGCGTGCAGCAGCGGGTCGAGATCATCAAGGCGTTGTCGCGTGATGCCGAGGTGCTCGTTTTCGATGAGCCAACGGCTGTTCTTACCCCCCAGGAGACCGACGAGCTGATGGCGATGATGCGTCAGCTCAAGGCCGAGGGCAAGGGAATCGTTTTCATCACGCACAAGCTGCGTGAGGTGCGTGAGGTTGCTGACCGGATCACGGTCGTCCGCCGTGGCAAAATCGTCGGGACCGCATCGCCGCAGTCCACGAACGCCGAACTCGCCAGCCTCATGGTGGGCAGGGCCGTCGAACTGACCGTGCAGAAATCCCCCGCCGTCCCCCGCACCGCGGGCGGACTGGAGGTGCGAGGTCTTCGCGTGCGCGGCGACGATGGCGCGATCCTGGTTGATGGCGCGAGTTTTGATGTGCGACCGGGAGAGATCCTGGCAATCGCCGGTGTGCAGGGAAATGGGCAGACGGAGCTCACGGAGGCCCTCGTGGGGCTCGAGAGCAACGTTGACGGTTCGATCAATCTCGGTGGGATCGAACTGAACGGTCGCAGCGTTCACGCGATTCTCGGCGCTGGCGTCGGATTCGTTCCGGAAGACCGCAAAATCGACGGCCTTGTTGGCACGATGTCGATCGCCGAGAATCTCATCCTCGACCGCACCGACACGGGGGAGTTCACCTCGGCCGGTACGCTGCGTCGTTCCCAGCTCGATCGTTTCGCGCACGAGTGCATCGAGGAGTTCGACATCCGTGCGCAGGGGCCAGAGACGAGGGCAGGAATGCTCTCCGGCGGAAACCAGCAGAAGGTCGTCGTCGCACGAGAAATGAACCGGGACATCCGGTTGTTGATTGCCGCTCAGCCCACCCGCGGCGTTGACGTTGGGTCGATCGAGTTCATTCACAGCCGCATCGTGGCGGCGCGCGACGAGGGCCTCGCCGTGATCGTCGTATCGACGGAGCTGGACGAGGTTGTCGCGCTCGGCGACAGGATCGCTGTGATGTATCGAGGGAAGATCGTTGGAATCGTGCCGGGGGACACCCCGCGTGAGACTCTGGGCCTCATGATGGCCGGCGCCGAGGTCGAGGAGCAGGCAGCATGA
- a CDS encoding BMP family lipoprotein, translating into MKTMKRAALSGLAVTSAAILLAACGTAPEAETPVDAGDGTEVEVPEGLDFLPCLISDEGGWNDRSFNQSAKTGMDRAGDDLGVTPTEMESTNSNDYGPNLSALVDEGCDLIVSVGFNLSAATVESALANPHLNYAIIDDWADNDFDGETDAPNIRPLVFDTVGAAFLGGYAAAAYSHEIGGSDSVGTFGGMQIPSVTVFMDGFALGVDKYNEEHDADVSVVGWNVETQEGLFTGGFEANDRARQTAEQVLSQGVDVILPVGGPIYTPAIAAMRDSYEGVVLLGVDSDLVLEEPDNADIILVSIMKAIDQATYDATVEAAQDGADFNTDAYIGTLENGGTGLSGFHDFESELPDGLLDELADLQEQLISGDLVVESENSP; encoded by the coding sequence ATGAAGACAATGAAGCGTGCGGCACTCAGCGGCCTCGCCGTGACGAGTGCGGCGATTCTGCTCGCAGCCTGCGGCACAGCGCCGGAAGCAGAAACGCCGGTTGACGCGGGGGACGGTACGGAAGTTGAAGTGCCCGAAGGCCTCGACTTCCTGCCCTGCCTGATCTCGGACGAGGGCGGCTGGAACGACCGCTCCTTCAACCAGTCGGCGAAGACGGGCATGGATCGTGCCGGTGACGACCTCGGCGTGACACCGACCGAGATGGAGTCCACCAACTCCAACGACTACGGCCCCAACCTGTCGGCACTCGTTGATGAAGGATGCGATCTGATCGTGTCCGTTGGGTTCAACCTCTCGGCCGCAACGGTCGAATCGGCGCTCGCGAACCCGCACCTGAACTACGCGATCATCGACGACTGGGCAGACAACGACTTCGACGGCGAAACCGACGCTCCCAACATTCGTCCTCTCGTCTTCGACACCGTTGGAGCAGCGTTCCTCGGGGGCTACGCGGCAGCCGCGTACTCGCACGAGATCGGCGGCAGCGACTCTGTTGGCACCTTCGGTGGCATGCAGATTCCGTCGGTGACGGTGTTCATGGACGGTTTCGCGCTCGGCGTTGACAAGTACAACGAAGAGCACGACGCAGATGTCTCTGTTGTCGGCTGGAACGTCGAAACGCAGGAGGGCCTGTTCACGGGCGGCTTCGAGGCGAACGACCGTGCGCGTCAGACGGCGGAGCAGGTGCTCTCACAGGGCGTCGACGTCATTCTCCCTGTTGGCGGACCGATCTACACGCCGGCGATTGCCGCGATGCGCGACTCCTACGAGGGCGTCGTCCTCCTGGGTGTCGACAGCGACCTCGTGCTCGAAGAGCCCGACAACGCCGACATCATCCTGGTGTCCATCATGAAGGCGATCGACCAGGCAACGTATGACGCAACGGTCGAGGCGGCGCAGGATGGCGCCGACTTCAACACCGACGCCTACATCGGCACGCTGGAGAACGGCGGAACGGGCCTGTCCGGCTTCCACGACTTCGAGTCGGAGCTTCCGGATGGCCTTCTCGACGAGCTGGCTGATCTGCAGGAGCAGCTGATCTCGGGCGACCTCGTTGTCGAGTCGGAGAACTCGCCGTAA